The Natrinema saccharevitans genome includes the window GGTCGCGCAGCCCCCCGCCACCGGTGCCGCTCCCGATGGTGACGACGACCGGCTCGACGCTCGTCTCGACCTCCTGGCGCACGTTTCGCGACAGGTACTCGAGGTCGTCGTCGTGCATGACGACGATACCGACGCCCTCGTCTTCGAGGGCTGCCGTTGCAGCGTCGTCGAGTCGCTCGTCTTTCTCGTCGTCCGGGACGTTCTCGAACCGACGGACGCCCGCGAGGCGGAAGCCGGTCGTAAACTCCGGGCTGCCGACGACTGCGATCTCCTGGCTCATAGGATCACCAGCTCCTCTTCGATCTCGTTCTCGTCGAGTCCGACCTCGCGACCACGCGCGATCGCGCGGATGTTCTCGACCTCCCGTTCCTTCGCGAGGATGTACGACAACACGGCCGATACCGAGGCCGGATAGATGCTCGAGAGCGTATCGGCGTACTCGAGCAACGCAGCGTCTAGTGCGTGTTCGAACTGGATAAGGCTGTCAGCCTCGCGGAGCTGCCCGAGCGCCGCGGAGAGTCGGTCACCGTAGCGACGGTTCTCGGCGATGTGATCGACCAGCGCGTCGTAATCGCCGACCAGTCGGCTCAGTTCCGACTCGTCGAACAGGACGCCGCCGTCGATGTAGTAGGTCGCGGGGTCGAGATCGGCACCGCTGCGGGCGAGTCGCAGCGCGTTCCGGGCGTTCCGGAAGTCGAGCTCGGCCTGCAGGAACTCGATGTACTTCGCTTCCGGTCCCTCCTGTGGCTCGTCGCCCGGGCCGCCCGAGACGTCCGCCAACAGGTTCTCGTAGAACTCCCGATCGAGGGCGTTCTCGAGGGGGACGAGCGCGCCGGTCTCCTCGAACTCCTCGTAAGCGACGGTCAGCGGCTCGTAGTAGATCGTCCCGTACAGCACTTCGATCGCGTCCTCGATGTCGTCGGTCTCGAGGAGCCGATCGATCGTCCGCTCCTCGAGTTCGCCGGCGCGGATGAGGTCGGTCCGGATGTCCTCGGGGGCGGTGTCGGTGTAGATCCCGCGAATGATCGTCTTCAGGTTCCAGACGTCGAACTTCCGCAGGTAGCGGGCGATGAGGTCATAGAGGCGACCGTCGGCCCAGTCGATCAGGTCTTCGAAGTGCTTCGCGAGGTTGCGGTTCAGCGCGTACTCGATCAGGTCGACGCCCGAGAACCGCGCGCCGAGTTCGTTGATCTCGCGTTCGTACTCGGTCTCCTCCATGAACCGTGCGATCTCGCTCGGCCCCATCCGGATCAGCTTGCGGTAGTCTTCGTCCGAGAACAGCGAGGCTCGGCGCGACCGAACGCGAGCGTTCACGTATTCCGGATTCGAGGCACCTGCGCTCACGCGAACCACCCCTGATGGTGAGTGTTTGCAGGGAGTGGCTCACGAGCCATGCGAGTGGGAACGACCGTGCTCATTGCTCGAAGAGTCGGTTGCTGATCCCCTGGAGGTTGTCTTCCCAGACGTCTTCCAGGACCGAGTCGAACGTGTTGTTGACCCGGACCCGGGACTGGTCGCTCTCGACGACGACGCCGCCGAGACAGTCGACCTCGCCGGCGTAGGCGTAGCCGTCGTAGTCCGCGACGATCGACTCGAGTAACCCCTCGTCGTCGGCGCGACCGTAGACGTTGACGTCGTCGCCCTCGTCGAACTCCTCGCTCGCGGCCTCGAGCAGGTCGCGAGTGAGTTCCTCGCGGACGTCTCCCTCGAGGGCGGCGAGTTCGTCCTCGACGGCCTCGCGGACTTCCCCGAGGACGTCGCGGCGGGCCTCCAGACGCTTCTGTTTCGCCTCCAGCTTCGCACTGGAGAGGCGCTGTTCGCGGAGCTGGTCGATCTCGCGTTCGACCTCGGCTTCCGCATCGGCGCGGATCTCCTCGGCGTCTTCCTCGGCCGCCGATTCGATCTCCTCGGCGCGCGTCTCGCCCTCACTGCGGATGTCCTCCGCACGCGCGTTGGCCTCTTCTCGAATGTCTTTGACGACTGTGTCCAAACTCATTGTGGGAGAAGGGGGAAGTGGTTATCCGAGGATGAAGACGACGACCAGGGCCAGGATCACGAGCGTCTCAGGAAGGACGGTCATGATCAGACCCGGGACGAACATGTCGTCGTCCTCGGCGATCGCGCCGACTGCGGCGGCACCGATACCTCGCTCTGCGTATCCCGCTGCGAGCGCCGCCAGGCCGACTGCGAGCCCTGCTGCGGCGGCCCCATACCCGTTTGCGATGTTCTGGGCTGCTTCCGGGCCCATCGCGGCGGATCCGTTGTTCTGGAGTGCGATGCTTGCCGTCTCGACGAACGCCGGCAGTTCTGTGAGTGCGATTTCAGTCATGGTTTACTTAGTCCTCGATGTGATCTCGATCGGTTCCGAACGGTTCGTAGTTCTCCCCACCGCCTTCATAAAACTTGTTAAAGAATTCGACGTACTCGAGGCGTACGCCCTGTAAGCCGGCGCTTGTCACGCCAAGAACTAACACGACGATGTGTCCGAGTACGAGAATAACGAGTCCACCGAGCAGGGCCGCGGTCCCCGAGTGCATGAGGCCGTTGAAGATGACCTCGGCACCCTCGCCGTAGTGTTCGGCGACGTAGCTCGGTTCGTGATTCCGAAGGAAGTGGAACTCGCCGTCGGGGTCCTCGTAGGCCCCGAAGAACAGCAGGTTGACGACGAAGGCCATGCCGGCCTTCGCGAGCAACACTGCCCCCATCCGGGTGTACGAGAAGACGTTCACGACGACGTCGAGCGATTCGACTGCCTCGACGGGTTCGCTGACGATCAGCATGACGAGCCCGATCAGGAAGACCAGCAGCGGAGCCGACAGCGGGAACTCGATCCCGGGAACGGTAACGAGAACCCACTCGGGGAACCCGGTGAAGCCGATCGGGAACGGCCCGTCGCTGGCGAACGTCGTGAACAGGAAGTCGGGCTTCGAGCCCTCGGCCTGGGCCGAGAAGATCCAGACCCAGATCCCGTTGATCATGAGGATCCAGGAGCCGCTGTGGAAGAGGGCGTCCTTGAATCCGTGGCTGAGATTCTCGTAGAAGTCCAGGATGTACCCGATGTTCAGGTGGACGATCCCGGCCAGCACGCTCACGACCATCCAGCCGAGCGCGAAGTCACCCGCAGCCGGCTCGAGGCCCTTGTTCAGCGGCAACAGCTCGACGCTGAACAGGTCGTGCCAGACGACCTCGCCGAGGATGTGCAGGCCGAATATCTCGCCGTACACGAACCCGAAGAGGGTCGTGAACAGCCCCGCCCAGATGGCGACGCCGCCGAGACTGGTGATCCCCTTGCTGTCGAACTGGGTCGCCATGTACGCGCCGATGGCGATGTACAGGATCCCGTAGCCGGCGTCTCCGATCATGAACCCGAAGAACGCCGGGAACGTCAGGAACAGGAAGACTGTCGGATCCAGCTCGCTGTACTTCGGCCGGTTGACCGCCTGCACGAGCAGTTCGAACGGCTTGGCCGGACCCGGGTTGTCCTGTATCGTCGGCGGCTCGTCGCCCATCGTGACCGTCGAGCCGCCGTCCGTGACCGCCTTCTGTTGTTGGTCGTCCGCGTCGGCGGCTGCGTCGTCTTCGTCCGCTGCCGACGGCGCACCCTCCTGAACGTCTTCGGTGTGGCTGTGTGCGCCGTGGCGGTCGTAGTCCGCCCGCTCGAGTTCTTCGATCTCGACGCTGTCGCCGACGGCGTCGTCCAGCGCGGCGACGAGTCGATCGTACTCGTCGGTCGGGATCCAGCCCTCCGCGACGAAGGCGCGATCGGTCGTCGCGAACTGCAGCGGCGCTTCCGCCTGCTGAACCTCGACCGTCAGCTCCTCTTCGGCCCGCAGGAGGAAGCCGGCCTCCTCCCGCTTGATCGCTTCGAGTTCCGCGTCGATCTCCTCGAGTCGACCCTCGAGACCGGCCTTTTCGTCCTCGAGGTCGGCGACGTACGCCTCGGGACTCTGTTCGGTCTCGGGCACCGAGTGGCGCGTGACGTCGACGCCGACCAGGGCGTCGTCGATCGGCGCGTCGTCGGCGTCCGCGGTCGGCGCGGCGACGATCGCCACGACGTCTCCGCCGGTGAACGTCTCGAACGCCCGGACGTCGTCGGACGCCGCGACGGCGTCCTCGATCGCACCGACGGGGCCTTCGACGACGGCCACGTCGACCGACTCGTACCCCGACAGCAGGTCGAGGTCGATCCCGAGCTCGGCGAAGGGCGCGACGCGGTCGATCTTCTCGTTGACCTGCCGCAGTTCGTCGGTGATCTCGCCGCGTCGGTCGTCGAGTTCGTTGACCCGCGTTCGGACCTCCTCGAGCCGATCCTCCCAGCCCTCGTCGAGTCGCCCCGGCTCGGCCTCGTCGGCCGATAGCTCGAGGGTACTCTCGAGGGCCCGGACGGTCACGAGCTTCTCGGAGGCCCGGTCGGCTCCCTCGATGGGGTTCCCGTTGTCGAACCCCTCCCACGAGCCGTCGTAGTCCGAGAGATGGACCAGATTCAGGTCGTGGACCGTCTCGATGACCGGAGCCATGACGGCTCTGGATCCGGTCACCGAGACCTTGCTCATCCGCTCAGGTCTGAGCATGGACGTCCTCCTGGAACAGTTCGACGACGTGGTCTGTCACTTCGTCGACCCGCTCCCGGGCGCGCTCGGCGAGTTCCTCGCGCTCCTGTTCGCCTTCTTCGAGGACCTGCTCACACTCCGCATCGATCTCCTCGCGAGCTTCCTCCAGGCGGCGCTCCCGCAACTCCTGGGCCTCCTGTTCCGCTTTCGTGCGAATCTCCTCGGCACGTTCCCGGGCCTCGGCTATTCGCTCGTCGCGGTCGTTTGCTGCCAATGCGACGATCTCGTCGGCCTCCTCTTCCGCCGACTTAATTCGTTCGAGAACCTCTGGCCTCGGCATACTCTAAGCAACCGGACGTTTGCCAGAGCGCGTATATGGTAGTTGCGAAAGTGCCTCAGCGAGAACCGGGACGATCGCCGGTAATAGCGGCTTACGTTCCGGCCGCGAGCCCCCGGGAACGGCAGACATATGCCGATCCGACCGAAACTCGATACTAATGGGACTTCTCGAGAACAAGGCCCGCGCTCGACTGTTCTATAAGTACCTCTCGCGGGTCTACGATCAGGTCAACCCGTTCGTCTGGACCGAAGAGATGCGCGCCGAGGCCCTGTCCCTGCTCGAGTTAGAGGCCGACATGACGGTACTCGACGTCGGCTGTGGCACCGGGTTCGCCACCGAGGGACTGCTCGAACACGTCGACGAGGTGTACGCGCTCGACCAGAGCGAACACCAGCTCGAACAGGCCTACGAGAAGTTCGGCAAACGCGGCCCGCCGGTCCACTTCCACCGCGGCGACGCCGAACGGTTGCCCTTTGCGACTGACACGTTCGACGTCGTCTGGTCGTCGGGTTCGATCGAGTACTGGCCGAACCCGATCCTCGCGCTCCGGGAGTTCCGCCGCGTCCTCAAACCCGGCGGACAGGTGCTGGTCGTCGGTCCGAACTACCCCGACAACGTCGTCAGTCAACTGCTCGCCGACTCGATCATGCTCTTTTACGACGAGTACGAGGCCGACCGGATGTTCAAAACTGCCGGCTTCGAGAACGTGAAACACGCCTTCATGGGGCCGTCCTACGAACCCGACGTCGCGATCACGACGATCGGTCGCGCGCCCGAGTAGCCCGGTTCACGTCGCCGACGTCTCGAGAGTGGCTATCTGCCGGTCGTCGACAGCGAGCGTGACGGTAACGGAATCGCCCGGCGAAAGCTCCGGCTGGTTCGTCGTCGCGAGCGAGAGGCCGGCCCGTTCGCCACTCGTCCACTCGGACTCCGCCTCGGCGTTGAACGGTCCCGACGGCATGCCATCGAACCCGCTCGCACCGACGAACGGCACTGGCGGCTGGTCGTCGAGTTCCCGCCCGTCGATCGCGATCGTCACCGACAGTTCGTCAACGTCGATCGGGTCGCCGGCGACGTGTTCGATGTCGAGCGTCGACGCCGACCCGTTCGCCGCGAGGTCGAACGTCGCCGTCGGCCTCGGGGACGCGATCGACCACGCCCCGACGCCGACGACGAGGACCCCCGCCAGACAGACGGTCAAAGTGAGGAGCGTGAGGACGCCGAGAACCGGGCTGATACCGCGTCGACCCTCCGCTTCCGGCTGTCCTCGAACCCGACGGCCTCGTAGTGTACGCATTGCCGGTCTTGGGCGCGCTTTCCGATATAAATCCTCCCCGGTCGCCGCGCACCGTCTCGGCGACGAAATTCACCGGTCATCCGATCGCACGATGGCGTCGCGATCGGTACGCAACGCGGCCACAGCCGGGACCGTCCGTCGATCAGTCGACGGTGATCGTAGCGTTGACCGTTCTGTCGTTCGACTCGACCGCTAGGTCGTACCCGTCGGCTGGTGGAACGAGCCACAGCGCTCCGTCTTCGCCCGTCGATCCGAGTTCGGCACCGTCGGCGGTGACCGTCGCGTCGACGGGTTCGCCGCTCTCCGAGTCGGTCACCTGGACCTCGATCGGCCCGTTGGCCGGCGTCTCGTTGATCGTCATCTCGAGGCCGTCCTCCGACCACGTGCCGCCGTCGGTCACGGGAAGCGAGTCGGTCGACAGCACTTGTATCTCATGGTAGACGTCTCCGGTATCGCCGTCGAAATAGAACTCGAGGCGACCCTGATCATGGGCCATCTCCGCCCAGTAGTAGTCGGGGCTGTTGTCCTGGAAGTGAGGGCCGAACTCGCTCGCCCACGGGTAGAGTTCGGAGACGTGGTCGTACGCCTCGCCGTCGTCGAACCGGTTTCGGTCCGTTTCGCCGCGCGCATCGAACCGGGTTGTTTCGACGACGTACTGGCTCCCGTCTATCATCGCGACGCTGTATCCGCTCTGCGAGGTCGAGACGACGACCTCGTCACCCGCCGTCGTGACCTGCTGCTCGAGGTTCGATCGGAGGGGCGTCTGGTGCTTCTCGAGGGCCTTGTACGTCGCCCGAACCTGGCCCGATGACAGGGAATACCCGGGCACCCGATCTGCGCGGTCCTCCAGCACGGCGATGTGTTCCGAGAGGACCTCCGCTTCGTGCTGGTTCCGTACCAACGTCCGTAGCAGTGCCGTCGACGAGCGATCGCCGGCGGCGTGCTCTCTCACCGCCCGCCGCTCGCGTTCTTCGAGGTCGTCGATGCGGTCGGTGAGCCGATCGTACGCCGCCTGAATCATCGCCGTTCGTTCGTCAGCGCTCGCAGCTTCGAACCCGTCGTCGACGACCGCGTACTGCGTGTGATCGACCCGAAGCTCGTCGTCCGCGCTCGCGAGTTCGGTACCGAGCCCGCCGCTGTACCCGGCGTGTTCGCTTCTGATCTCGCCCGAGAGTTCGAGGCGGTTCGTCGTGTTCTCGAGCTCGGTCGGCGATTGGAGCGCCGGCTCCCGTTGGAGGGCGTAGGAGTCGCCGTCAGCGGTCGCCGCTGTGGCCACCGTCGCGGGCACTGCGAGGACGAGAAGCACGGCGAGAAGGGCCGATGTCGCCTCGTTCATCGTACCACGATACGAACTCCTGATACAAAAACGGGTCGTCTGCCGTCGGACACCGAATCGTCTCGTTTTAGTAACCGATTACGGGCGGCGAGACCCATCAGCGCCGGTAGTAACACTTTATTTTTCGATGGAAAGGGTTTTTTCCCCCGGCGGAACACCTGTTGTACGTATGCGGATTTCCACTGCCGCTGCGGTCGCCCTCACAGTCCTCCTCGCGATGGCCAGTTTCGGGGCAGTGGCTGCGATGCCGCCCGCCGATCGGTCCCCGTCAGCGTCGTCCCACTCGTTTCAGTCGGACGAACGCCCTCCGTCAGTCTCGTCGACGCAGGAGTCGCCCCCACCCCTCGAGAGTCCCGAACCCGGACAGGTCGTCCGGGTTCGGATCACCGACGACGGAGACGCGAGGTGGTCCGTCGAGACTCGATTTCTGATCACTAACGAGACGGAGGCCGATCTCTTCCGCGAATACGGCGGTGCGATCGTGTCCGGCCGGCGAGCGGCCCCGTACGATCCGCGACTGTTCCAACGGTACGCGGCCGACGCGTCGGAGTCGACCGGCCGCGAGATGTCGATCGAGAACGCCGGCTGGGACGATCAGCGGATCGAACGGGCCGAAACGGACGCGGAGTCCGAGAGCGGTTCCGACGCCCGAATCGGTATCGTCTCGTACTCGTTCACCTGGACGAACTTCGCCGAGATCGACGGCGACCGGATGTACGCCGGCGATACAGTCCCCGTTATCGGGACACTGTCGGAGGACCAGCGTCTCGTCGTCGACCCGCCGGAGAACTACGGCTTCGTGGACGCCCCGACCGGAACGGACGACGGAGCGCTCGTCTGGGACGGGCCGCACACGTTCCGGAGCGAGGGACTCGAGATCACCATGCTCCGCGGGGCCGGCGCCGGCGGCGGCGATCCCCCACTGCTCTCCGGGACAGGATGGCTGCTCGTCGCGCTCGTCGCGCTACTCGTCGGCGTAAGCGGGTACCTCGTTGTCCGACGGGACGACGTACACGTCCCGCGGTCGCCCGACAGGCTCGCGGCGCTCGTCGAATCGGTCGACGTTTCGAACCCGTTCGACCGCGACAAGTCCGACGTGGCCGCCACCGACGGGAACGGTGGAACCGACCCGGCGTCGCCGACGGCCGCGACCGACGATCCCGATGCCGAGCCCGACACGCACCTCGAGTACGACGAGCGGTCGTCCGACGACGCGGTCGATCCCGAACTGCTGAGCGACGAGGAGCGCGTCCTCCGCTTGCTCAAACAAAACGGCGGCCGGATGAAGCAGGCCTCGATCGTCTCGGAGACCGGCTGGTCGAACGCCAAGGTCTCCCAACTCCTCTCGCAGATGGACGACGACGACGAGATAGATAAACTCCGGATCGGTCGGGAGAACCTCATCACGCTACCGGGCGTCGATCCGACCGAACTCGACTGACGACGGCTTTCTCATCGGGTCCGTTTGCGCTGCTCGCCCGCTCCTCGAAAAATCTCCATCAAAAAGCCGCTCACTCACGTCGCTCGTTCGCGGTCGTTACGCCAGCGGCGTCCGCTCGACTACTTGTCCGTCGTAGGTCGGATACTGCTCGACGATTTCGCCGTCCTCGAGGTCCCCCTCCTCGATCATCTCCTCGAGAAGCCACCAGGCGACCTCGACGTGGTCGCTCTTGACGGTGTAGAACTCCTCGGGGACGCCAAGCGCCTCGAACTCCTCGGGATCGGCGTAGGTCTTCCCGTAGACGAGGGTGCCGTCGTCGGTGACGTCGTCGAACTCGCGGCGGATGTTGCGGGCCATGCGTTTGAGGCGGCGGCGATGTTGGGCGGCGTCTTTGAACACGGACGTACAGAAGTAGACCTTCTCGTGATCACCCATGACGTCGAGGATCTCCTCGCGGGAGCCGTCGACGGCGCTCATGTGGTCGTCTTTGAGTTCGTAGCCTTGTTCCTGCATCCGGCGGTAGTTCCCGTCGCTCATCTCGAACTCGTTGACGTTACAGAACTCGGCCGCCCCCTCGTCGATCAGTTCGAGGAACTCCTCCTCGGGGCGGATGCCTGGGATTTCGAACGCGGGAGTTAACCCCTCTTCGCGGGCGGTGTAGAGGATCTCCTCCCACTCGGTGCCGTGGAGATCGCCCCACTGTTCGTACGGTGGGTGGAACCGAATCTCGTCGAGGCCGGCCTCGGAGAGGCGGCGCATGTTCTCCCGGCCGCCGGTGATGCCGGTGTAGAGGTGGGTGTGGTGATCCTCGCCGAACTCGTCTTCGAGCAACTCGAGATAGTGGCAGGTCCGGCCCAGTGCCTCTTGGGGTTCGCCGCCGGTAATCGACGTCCCGAGGGCGTCCATCCGATGGGCCTCGGTCAGGACGTCCTCGTCGCTCTCGACGAGTCGCTCGTTGGCGTAGACGTCGGTGACGTTCTTCCGGTTCTCGCCGAGCGGGCAGTAAAAGCAGTCGCGCTGGTCGCAGTAACCGTAGACGAACAGCACCATCTTGCCGCCTTTCGCGCACTGCTCACAGCCCTTCGAGATCATTCGAGGGTACGTACCCACCCGAGCCTCAAAAGCAGTGCGAAACCGTCGGTCCGTGTGTCGTGCCAGCACATAGCCACACTATTATACGGTGGCGTCTGTATGTAACGTAACCCATGTCCCCGGGGATCCGCGTCCTCTGTGTCGATGCCGACCCCCAATACCGCGAGCTGACCGCCACCGTTCTCGAGCGACGGAACGACGAGATCGACGTGACGACCGCGGCCAACGGCCGCGACGCGCTGGCGGTTTTCGACGGCGCGAGCGACGGTCCCGGCCGACCGATCGACTGCGTCGTCAGCGACTACGAGCTGCCGGACACGGACGGCCTCGAGCTGTTCGCGGCGGTACGGGAGCGCGATCCGGCAGTCCCGTTCGTCCTCTTCACCGGAACGGAGCCCGACGAGATTGCGAGCGAGGCGATCTCGGCCGGCGTTACCGACTATCGCCGAAAGTGGTCGGGAACCGCTCAGTACACGGTACTCGCAAACCGGATCGAGAACGCCGTCGTGAACCGCCGTGCCGAACGGGTTCGCCGCGAGAGCGAACGGCAACTCGAGCGATACCGGACCCCCGTCGGGAACGATCGAATCCTCGAACTCGTACCGACCGCGCTGTTCACCCTCGACGCGGACGCCGTCATCGACTGGTGTAACGACGAGTTCGCCGACCCCTTCCTCGAGGAGCGAACGGAACTGATCGGAACGCCGTTTCCGGCCCTCATCGATCGCGGCTACTACGGCGAGTCGGTAACGACCAAGTACGTCGAGGAAGTCCGCGATCTGCTCTCCTCGGCGACTGACCGCGAGCGGGCGAAGTATCAGGTTCGGTTTCAGTCGCCGGACGGGGAGGAGCGGATCCACGACGTCCACACCAGACTTCTGCCGCTCGATAGTGGAGAGTTCACCGGGACGATACACGCGATTCGGGACGTCACGCGCCGGCGACGCTACCGACGCGAACTCGAGCGCCAGAACGAGCGGTTAGCGGAGTTCGCGACCCTCGTCAGTCACGACCTGCGGAACCCGCTGAACGTCGCACAGGGCAATCTCGATTTCATCGAGGGAGAGGCCGAGGACCACCGCGTCGAGAAATTGCAGCGGTCGCTCGCCCGGATCGAGGAACTCATCGATGGACTCCTCCAGCTGGCCCGGCAGGGGAAAGCGATCGGCGACGAGGAGCGGTTTCCGCTCGCGGCCACGGTCCGAGCGGCCTGGGCGACCGTCGACACCGGCGACGCCCGCCTCGAGATCGAAACCGACCTCGAACTGTACGGCGACGAGACCCGTGTTCGATCGCTGCTCGAGAACCTCTTTCGAAACACCGTCGAACACGGCTCGACGAGCCCTGCTTCGCACGCGCAGCAGGACGCCGTCGAACAGGGGTGCGACGACGATCGCCTGACCGTCACCGTCGGGCCGCTCGAGCGAAAGTCCCAGTCTACCGGCAGCGGCGACCGCTTCGACGGCTTCTACGTCGAGGATACGGGCGCGGGGCTGCCGGCGGATCGCGAATCGTTGTTCGAATTCGGTCACACGACCGCGGCGGAGGGGACCGGGTTCGGGCTGGCGATCGTCGAGGGGATCGCCGAGGCCCACGGCTGGACCGTCGCCGCGTGCGACGGCGACGACGGCGGTGCGCGGTTCGAGTTCCGGGACGTCGCCGTTCCGACCGACGGGACGAAATCGGCGCGATCGACGTAGCTGTGACGGCCAACGGGGCGTCAGTTCCCGACCCTCGAGCGGAGTCGCGGACCACGACAGCCGCGCCGCCCTCGAGTCCGCCGTGTGTCTTCTTCCGACCCCAGAAGATGGAAATACCCCGCCCTCGAACGTCCGCCTGATGCTGCTGGTCCTCTGTGTCGATCTCGACGACGACCTCGGTCGTAAGACCGGCTTTTCGACGCCGGTCATCGGCCGCGAGCCCGTCGAGGAGGCGGCCGTCGCCCTCGCGACCGCGGACCCGGAGGACTCGGACGTCAACGTGATCTTTCAGGGGCTACACGTCTACGACGATCTGGCCGACCGCGACGAGAGCGTCGAGGTCGCCGTCGTCACCGGCAACGACGAGGGCGACGTCAGCGCCAACCGCGAGGTCGGTGACGAGGTCGACACCGTCCTCGCGAGCCTCTCGACCGGCGAGGACGTCACCGCGCTGGTCGTCACCGACGGCGCACAGGACGAGTCCGTCATCCCGATCATCCGCTCGCGGGTGCCCATCGACGGCGTCCGCCGCGTCGTCGTCCGGCAGGCACAGAACCTCGAGTCGATGTACTACACGATCAAACAAGTGCTGGACGACCCCGAGACCCGCGGGACGGTCCTGATTCCGCTCGGTATCTTGCTGTTGATCTATCCGCTCGCCCTGATCGGGACCGTCCTCGACATGCCGGGGTTCGTCCTCGGGACGACCTCCGCCCTGCTTGGGCTCTATCTCATCTCGCGGGGACTGGGGCTCGGCGACCGCCTCGACGCGAGCGTCGAACGCGCTCGACGATCGCTGTACGCCGGTCGGACGACCCTGCTCGCCTACGTCGTCGCCGCCGCACTGTTCGTCCTCGGTGGCGTCAACGGGCTCGACACCCTCGAGGCGGTCCGGGAATCGACCGCCGGCGACCTCGAGGTCCCGGTCATGCTGGCCGCGCTCCTCAACGGCTCGATCCGCTGGTTCGCCGTCGCGGGGCTGACGACCAGCCTCGGCCAGATCACCGACGAGTACATCGCCGGCTCGCTCGAGTGGCGCTACCTCAACGCCCCCTTCTACGTCCTCTCGATCGCCGTCGTTCTCCACGCGGTGAGTGCCTTCTTCCTCGACCGGGTCGAACTCACCTTCCTCGCGACGGCGCTGACGGCGGGGACGCTGCTCGGCATCGTCAGTACGCTCACCTTCGCCGTCGCGGAATCGCGCTTTTCGGACTCGGAGCGGGAGGACGACAGGCGGGGCGCGGAGCGGGTCTGACCGCTCACCGCTCGCGCTCGACGACGAACTCCGCCAGCTCGAGCAGGTACCCCCGAGCCTCCGGGTCGGCGACCTCGACCCGCTCG containing:
- a CDS encoding type IV pilin produces the protein MRTLRGRRVRGQPEAEGRRGISPVLGVLTLLTLTVCLAGVLVVGVGAWSIASPRPTATFDLAANGSASTLDIEHVAGDPIDVDELSVTIAIDGRELDDQPPVPFVGASGFDGMPSGPFNAEAESEWTSGERAGLSLATTNQPELSPGDSVTVTLAVDDRQIATLETSAT
- a CDS encoding DUF7096 domain-containing protein, whose translation is MNEATSALLAVLLVLAVPATVATAATADGDSYALQREPALQSPTELENTTNRLELSGEIRSEHAGYSGGLGTELASADDELRVDHTQYAVVDDGFEAASADERTAMIQAAYDRLTDRIDDLEERERRAVREHAAGDRSSTALLRTLVRNQHEAEVLSEHIAVLEDRADRVPGYSLSSGQVRATYKALEKHQTPLRSNLEQQVTTAGDEVVVSTSQSGYSVAMIDGSQYVVETTRFDARGETDRNRFDDGEAYDHVSELYPWASEFGPHFQDNSPDYYWAEMAHDQGRLEFYFDGDTGDVYHEIQVLSTDSLPVTDGGTWSEDGLEMTINETPANGPIEVQVTDSESGEPVDATVTADGAELGSTGEDGALWLVPPADGYDLAVESNDRTVNATITVD
- a CDS encoding methyltransferase domain-containing protein, which codes for MGLLENKARARLFYKYLSRVYDQVNPFVWTEEMRAEALSLLELEADMTVLDVGCGTGFATEGLLEHVDEVYALDQSEHQLEQAYEKFGKRGPPVHFHRGDAERLPFATDTFDVVWSSGSIEYWPNPILALREFRRVLKPGGQVLVVGPNYPDNVVSQLLADSIMLFYDEYEADRMFKTAGFENVKHAFMGPSYEPDVAITTIGRAPE
- the ahaH gene encoding ATP synthase archaeal subunit H — encoded protein: MPRPEVLERIKSAEEEADEIVALAANDRDERIAEARERAEEIRTKAEQEAQELRERRLEEAREEIDAECEQVLEEGEQEREELAERARERVDEVTDHVVELFQEDVHAQT
- a CDS encoding V-type ATP synthase subunit F, coding for MSQEIAVVGSPEFTTGFRLAGVRRFENVPDDEKDERLDDAATAALEDEGVGIVVMHDDDLEYLSRNVRQEVETSVEPVVVTIGSGTGGGGLRDQIKRAIGIDLMDEDEDS
- a CDS encoding V-type ATP synthase subunit C, encoding MSAGASNPEYVNARVRSRRASLFSDEDYRKLIRMGPSEIARFMEETEYEREINELGARFSGVDLIEYALNRNLAKHFEDLIDWADGRLYDLIARYLRKFDVWNLKTIIRGIYTDTAPEDIRTDLIRAGELEERTIDRLLETDDIEDAIEVLYGTIYYEPLTVAYEEFEETGALVPLENALDREFYENLLADVSGGPGDEPQEGPEAKYIEFLQAELDFRNARNALRLARSGADLDPATYYIDGGVLFDESELSRLVGDYDALVDHIAENRRYGDRLSAALGQLREADSLIQFEHALDAALLEYADTLSSIYPASVSAVLSYILAKEREVENIRAIARGREVGLDENEIEEELVIL
- a CDS encoding V-type ATP synthase subunit I yields the protein MLRPERMSKVSVTGSRAVMAPVIETVHDLNLVHLSDYDGSWEGFDNGNPIEGADRASEKLVTVRALESTLELSADEAEPGRLDEGWEDRLEEVRTRVNELDDRRGEITDELRQVNEKIDRVAPFAELGIDLDLLSGYESVDVAVVEGPVGAIEDAVAASDDVRAFETFTGGDVVAIVAAPTADADDAPIDDALVGVDVTRHSVPETEQSPEAYVADLEDEKAGLEGRLEEIDAELEAIKREEAGFLLRAEEELTVEVQQAEAPLQFATTDRAFVAEGWIPTDEYDRLVAALDDAVGDSVEIEELERADYDRHGAHSHTEDVQEGAPSAADEDDAAADADDQQQKAVTDGGSTVTMGDEPPTIQDNPGPAKPFELLVQAVNRPKYSELDPTVFLFLTFPAFFGFMIGDAGYGILYIAIGAYMATQFDSKGITSLGGVAIWAGLFTTLFGFVYGEIFGLHILGEVVWHDLFSVELLPLNKGLEPAAGDFALGWMVVSVLAGIVHLNIGYILDFYENLSHGFKDALFHSGSWILMINGIWVWIFSAQAEGSKPDFLFTTFASDGPFPIGFTGFPEWVLVTVPGIEFPLSAPLLVFLIGLVMLIVSEPVEAVESLDVVVNVFSYTRMGAVLLAKAGMAFVVNLLFFGAYEDPDGEFHFLRNHEPSYVAEHYGEGAEVIFNGLMHSGTAALLGGLVILVLGHIVVLVLGVTSAGLQGVRLEYVEFFNKFYEGGGENYEPFGTDRDHIED
- a CDS encoding V-type ATP synthase subunit E: MSLDTVVKDIREEANARAEDIRSEGETRAEEIESAAEEDAEEIRADAEAEVEREIDQLREQRLSSAKLEAKQKRLEARRDVLGEVREAVEDELAALEGDVREELTRDLLEAASEEFDEGDDVNVYGRADDEGLLESIVADYDGYAYAGEVDCLGGVVVESDQSRVRVNNTFDSVLEDVWEDNLQGISNRLFEQ